A single window of Neospora caninum Liverpool complete genome, chromosome XII DNA harbors:
- a CDS encoding putative G10 protein, giving the protein MPKIRTLGRNKKPPEGWELIEVTLLELNRKMREAELEPHEGKRKCESTWPIFKLHHQRSRYIYDCYYKRKAISSRSCVDTGVFAKLDGASLLGSRKRAASVGESGLADDWTGSDEVRSLGFFAIQHFGGRRGAVAFHPESQELYEYCLREGYADAKLIAKWKKPGYEKLCCLRCIQASDQNFSTTCICRVPKNCLADTQQNIQCVHCGCRGCASGD; this is encoded by the exons ATGCCGAAAATCCGGACTCTCGGCCGCAACAAGAAGCCTCCTGAGGGGTGGGAGTTGATCGAGGTGACCCTGTTGGAGCTGAACCGGAAAATGCGGGAGGCGGAACTGGAGCCCcacgagggaaagaggaagtgCGAGTCCACGTGGCCGATCTTCAAGCTCCACCACCAGCGCTCCAGATACATCTACGACTGCTACTACAAAAGGAAGGCGATCTCCAGTAGGTCTTGCGTAGACACAGGAGTCTTTGCAAAACTGGACGGCGCGTCGCTGCTCGGCTCTAGGAAGCGAGCGGCGTCTGTCGGAGAGTCGGGTTTGGCGGACGACTGGACGGGGAGCGATGAAGTTCGTTCATTGGGGTTCTTTGCCATCCAGCATTtcggaggcagacgcggggCTGTGGCGTTTCATCCTGAGTCGC AGGAACTGTACGAGTACTGCCTGCGAGAAGGTTACGCGGATGCGAAGCTTATTGCAAAGTGGAAGAAACCAGGATACGAGAAACTCTGCTGCTTGCGTTGCATTCAAGCGTCCGACCAAAACTTCTCCACTACCTGCATCTGCCGAGTCCCGAAAAACTGCCTAGCCGACACTCAACAG AACATTCAGTGTGTCCACTGCGGCTGCAGAGGCTGCGCGAGTGGTGACTGA